One segment of Pirellulales bacterium DNA contains the following:
- a CDS encoding Gfo/Idh/MocA family oxidoreductase, which produces VKRLIDADTIGEPLYALVELWRRPYRLGSDGWRYDIHRVGNWILEEPIHFFDLARWYLSRLGNPLSVYAAANGKRADQPELHDNFSAILKFPGGGYATISQTLAGWEHHQVAKITGTRGALVARWSGAMDRTFEPTFSLHRLEGEQAVEVPVTKPSGEVYELVDQLAAFVHAVREGTPVACSGEDGGWSVAMCLAAAESLASGLPVNFSER; this is translated from the coding sequence GTGAAGCGCTTGATCGACGCCGATACCATCGGCGAGCCGCTGTATGCCCTGGTCGAACTCTGGCGGCGCCCCTATCGACTCGGCTCCGACGGTTGGCGCTACGACATCCATCGCGTGGGCAATTGGATCCTCGAAGAGCCGATTCATTTCTTCGACTTGGCGCGCTGGTACCTGTCGCGCTTGGGAAATCCCCTCTCGGTGTACGCGGCCGCTAACGGCAAACGAGCCGACCAGCCCGAGCTGCACGATAACTTCTCGGCGATCCTCAAGTTTCCCGGTGGTGGCTACGCGACGATCTCGCAAACCCTGGCCGGCTGGGAGCACCACCAGGTAGCGAAGATCACGGGCACGCGCGGCGCGCTCGTCGCCCGTTGGAGCGGCGCGATGGATCGGACGTTCGAGCCGACGTTCAGCCTGCACCGTCTCGAAGGCGAGCAGGCGGTCGAGGTTCCGGTCACGAAGCCCAGCGGTGAGGTCTACGAACTGGTCGATCAACTGGCTGCGTTCGTCCACGCGGTGCGCGAGGGGACGCCTGTCGCTTGTTCCGGCGAGGATGGAGGGTGGTCCGTGGCGATGTGCCTGGCGGCGGCAGAATCACTGGCGAGCGGCTTGCCGGTCAACTTTTCCGAGAGGTAG
- a CDS encoding MFS transporter: protein MSQPGLQSPRRWYADLSRYQWLVLAIASAGWVFDTFEGQLFNITRGSMLGELIGASAGSEKTALDAAVKQAGDVLLGVFLLGGTLGGVVFGSLADRFGRKPTMAATILCYSIFSGLTYFATEVWQVAALRFLVALGVGGEWAVAAALVAEVFPAHARAHAAGIFHATSIFGTWLAAIAGLAVNTQWRYAYLIGIAPALLVLWVRSGIDEPQSWKQAGRDQRAMGSFRELFGVARWARRAILGLLLAAVGLGTFWGVTVAGQDLMQELLVRGGMSSAEATSKARFAYGIVQTTGGGLGLLCFAPLAQRFGRRPAFAIMLVAAQAIVPITCYWPQTYGQMLAILPVFGFLTLSIHAGYAIYFPELFPSHLRATGAGFCFNGGRLLAAPILFLSGRIKALPGLDLRSAVCFLSLLFSLGLVVLWFLPETKDQPLPD, encoded by the coding sequence GTGTCGCAGCCAGGTCTACAATCGCCGCGCCGCTGGTACGCCGATCTGTCGCGCTACCAATGGCTGGTGCTGGCGATCGCTTCGGCCGGCTGGGTCTTCGATACGTTCGAGGGCCAGCTCTTCAACATCACGCGCGGCAGCATGCTGGGCGAGTTGATCGGCGCGAGTGCCGGCAGTGAGAAGACGGCGCTCGATGCCGCCGTGAAGCAGGCGGGCGACGTTCTCCTAGGCGTGTTTCTGCTCGGCGGCACGTTGGGCGGCGTGGTGTTCGGCTCGCTGGCCGATCGCTTCGGCCGCAAGCCGACGATGGCCGCCACGATTCTCTGCTATTCGATCTTCTCCGGGCTCACCTATTTTGCGACGGAAGTGTGGCAGGTCGCGGCGCTGCGCTTTCTGGTGGCGCTGGGCGTGGGCGGCGAATGGGCCGTGGCCGCGGCGCTGGTGGCGGAGGTCTTTCCCGCGCACGCTCGCGCGCATGCGGCAGGGATCTTTCACGCGACCAGTATCTTCGGCACCTGGCTGGCCGCCATCGCGGGCCTGGCAGTGAACACCCAGTGGCGTTACGCCTATTTGATCGGCATCGCGCCGGCACTCCTCGTCCTGTGGGTGCGCAGCGGCATCGACGAACCGCAGAGCTGGAAACAAGCCGGGCGCGATCAACGCGCCATGGGTAGCTTTCGTGAACTCTTCGGCGTCGCGCGCTGGGCGCGGCGGGCTATTCTCGGTTTACTGTTGGCGGCGGTCGGACTCGGAACGTTCTGGGGCGTGACCGTGGCCGGCCAGGATCTTATGCAAGAACTCCTCGTGCGCGGCGGCATGTCCAGTGCCGAAGCGACCAGCAAGGCCCGCTTCGCCTACGGCATCGTGCAAACGACCGGTGGCGGTTTGGGGCTGTTGTGCTTTGCGCCACTCGCGCAGCGCTTCGGCCGGCGGCCGGCGTTCGCCATCATGCTCGTCGCGGCGCAAGCGATCGTGCCCATCACTTGCTATTGGCCGCAAACCTACGGGCAGATGCTGGCGATCCTGCCGGTGTTCGGGTTCTTGACGCTGTCGATTCATGCCGGCTACGCGATCTATTTTCCCGAATTGTTTCCCAGTCACTTGCGCGCGACCGGCGCGGGCTTTTGCTTCAACGGCGGCCGGCTGCTGGCCGCGCCAATCTTGTTTCTCTCGGGAAGGATCAAAGCGCTCCCCGGACTGGACTTGCGCTCGGCCGTTTGCTTTTTGAGTTTGCTGTTCTCGCTGGGGCTTGTGGTACTGTGGTTTCTGCCCGAAACGAAGGATCAGCCGCTGCCCGATTGA